A stretch of Nitrospira sp. DNA encodes these proteins:
- a CDS encoding DUF2779 domain-containing protein yields the protein MTNDSAIASSFAPQRSLRLSKSKFLAGLQCHKRLHLELYQPQLATPPDAGTQAILDMGTEVGELARTRFPGGRLVTAGYRQTEAALAQTAEFLADPAVPAIYEAAIMADGVLIRVDILERVGASEGGGVGWRLIEVKSSTRIKDVHLDDLALQYHVLASAGLPVIGSYLMYINTGYTYSGGEADLAELFAIQDLSSAVRDRQAIVVDRLAAMKAMVLLPDPPKIEPDQHCLTPYECPFWAHCTKPKPARWIFHLPGTKQVVNQLAGQGVTTIDEIPDGTKLSLVQRRVKDHAEWVSETLGAALQTVRFPVHHLDFETVMMAVPRFAGTRPYQALPMQWSNHIEQESGGLVHHEFLHTEGTDPRKPLAEALLDSLGTQGSICVYSPYEKSVIEQLAEVLPEWRTALRALVKRLWDLHPIVRDHYYHPEFDGSYSLKNVLPALVPSLGYGDLGIQEGGHAASEYYRMVFVETDWIERVRIQEALLAYCKRDTLALVELRRALGEKAKKL from the coding sequence ATGACGAATGATTCCGCCATAGCCTCTTCGTTCGCGCCTCAGAGGTCGCTCCGGCTCTCAAAGTCAAAATTTCTGGCCGGCCTGCAATGCCATAAGCGCCTGCATCTTGAGCTCTATCAGCCGCAGCTGGCGACGCCGCCGGATGCGGGCACGCAGGCGATTCTGGATATGGGGACAGAGGTCGGAGAGTTAGCGCGAACGCGCTTCCCCGGCGGCAGGCTGGTGACGGCTGGATACCGGCAGACTGAGGCCGCCTTGGCGCAGACGGCGGAGTTTCTCGCTGATCCGGCGGTGCCGGCGATCTATGAAGCGGCCATCATGGCCGACGGCGTGCTCATTCGTGTGGATATCCTGGAACGCGTCGGTGCCTCGGAGGGTGGCGGTGTGGGCTGGCGCTTGATTGAAGTCAAGTCCTCGACCAGGATCAAGGATGTCCATCTTGACGATCTGGCCTTGCAATACCATGTGTTGGCCAGTGCAGGGCTGCCTGTGATCGGCAGCTATCTGATGTATATCAACACCGGCTACACCTATTCCGGGGGCGAGGCCGATCTCGCTGAGCTGTTTGCGATTCAAGACCTCTCATCCGCAGTGCGTGACCGTCAGGCCATTGTCGTCGATCGGTTAGCTGCCATGAAAGCCATGGTGCTTCTGCCGGATCCGCCGAAGATCGAGCCGGATCAGCATTGTCTCACGCCGTATGAATGTCCTTTCTGGGCGCATTGTACGAAGCCGAAGCCGGCGCGGTGGATCTTTCACTTGCCCGGGACCAAGCAGGTGGTGAATCAGCTGGCCGGACAGGGTGTGACGACGATCGATGAGATTCCCGATGGGACGAAGCTCTCGCTGGTGCAGCGCCGGGTGAAAGACCATGCGGAGTGGGTGTCGGAGACATTGGGCGCCGCGTTACAGACAGTGCGGTTTCCCGTCCATCATCTGGATTTCGAAACGGTCATGATGGCGGTGCCGCGCTTTGCCGGAACGCGTCCGTACCAAGCGCTTCCGATGCAATGGTCGAATCATATCGAGCAGGAATCCGGCGGCCTGGTCCATCATGAATTCCTGCATACCGAGGGGACTGATCCCCGCAAGCCGTTGGCAGAAGCTCTTCTCGACTCCTTAGGGACTCAGGGGAGCATTTGTGTGTATTCGCCCTATGAGAAGTCGGTCATTGAGCAACTGGCCGAGGTCTTGCCGGAATGGCGAACCGCGCTGCGCGCGCTGGTGAAACGTCTGTGGGATCTGCATCCGATCGTGCGGGATCACTACTATCATCCAGAATTCGACGGCTCCTATTCACTCAAGAACGTGCTGCCCGCTCTCGTGCCGTCGCTAGGGTATGGCGATCTGGGTATTCAGGAAGGCGGGCATGCGGCGAGCGAATATTATCGGATGGTCTTCGTCGAGACGGATTGGATCGAGCGGGTGAGGATTCAGGAGGCGCTCCTGGCCTATTGCAAGCGGGATACGCTGGCACTGGTCGAGTTGAGACGGGCGCTGGGGGAGAAGGCGAAGAAACTCTAG
- a CDS encoding 4'-phosphopantetheinyl transferase superfamily protein, producing MDVQSAGPVAFSSSDQICDSSWHVPVPLEARTVHLWGFSLEGTSATMALCREWLSHNERVRAGRCVRLEDGNRYILARGCLRAVLARYTGFDPSALTFHSGAAGKPALAGLPAGVAPIHFNLSHSHGRLLIAVARQQEVGVDLERIRADVEVVKLAQRFYSPAERESVMGLPGAAQSAQFFRYWAAKEAFLKCKGIGLQFPLDRCEVTLLPDGLAAAVNWNPVSGSVEQGLVRFLALEDGWIGAVTAQGDEWRTEACCWP from the coding sequence ATGGATGTGCAGAGTGCTGGACCGGTAGCGTTTTCATCGAGCGATCAGATTTGCGATTCCAGCTGGCATGTTCCGGTGCCGCTGGAGGCGCGGACTGTTCACCTCTGGGGATTTTCGCTCGAGGGGACCTCCGCTACGATGGCGCTTTGCCGCGAATGGCTGAGCCATAATGAACGGGTCCGAGCCGGCCGTTGTGTGCGTCTCGAAGATGGCAACCGCTACATTCTTGCGCGGGGCTGTCTTCGGGCCGTTCTTGCCCGCTACACCGGTTTCGATCCGTCTGCGCTGACGTTCCACTCGGGGGCGGCGGGCAAACCGGCGCTGGCTGGTTTGCCAGCCGGCGTGGCGCCTATCCATTTTAATTTGTCTCATTCTCATGGACGGCTGCTGATTGCAGTGGCCAGGCAGCAGGAAGTGGGTGTCGATCTTGAACGGATTCGGGCCGATGTCGAAGTGGTCAAGCTGGCGCAGCGGTTTTATTCACCGGCTGAACGTGAGAGCGTGATGGGTTTGCCTGGCGCCGCACAATCCGCCCAGTTTTTTCGGTATTGGGCCGCCAAGGAGGCCTTTTTGAAGTGTAAGGGGATTGGACTCCAGTTCCCGTTGGATCGCTGTGAGGTCACGCTGTTGCCGGATGGGCTTGCCGCGGCGGTGAATTGGAATCCTGTCTCTGGCTCTGTCGAACAGGGGCTGGTCCGGTTTCTTGCTCTCGAAGACGGGTGGATCGGCGCCGTGACGGCACAGGGAGATGAGTGGCGAACGGAGGCCTGCTGCTGGCCTTAG
- a CDS encoding MATE family efflux transporter, translating into MASSIAQIRKSVLTLALPVTVSSLLQRTEGILAVFLVGGLGATSIAAVGLGQLLAFIATTLVSGLSVGANVLIAQLWGARRTNDVEEAATHLLGLTALVSCALAAFGLLLNRPAMELLGAEPDVMTRALPYSNLIFLVIPCTIFLQVLSSILQGTGDTKTPMYALIGVNLLYVLVAYPLIYGRWGLPHLGITGAGVAVGLAEGSGVAYLLWHCRHLVSTKWQLRSDLLRSAWHIGAPVSGERLFQQAGIIVYTKIVLLYGTVSYAAHQVGLSIESLSFLPGYGFAIAAATMVGQSIGAGKYVRAKLENWEANRLATVAMASMGMLFFFFPYALLQAFTNDEAVIELGTGFLRIVAVLQIPLALTMVLAGSLRGAGDTRFIMWATTAGMWGVRVPLALLAGLWLSLDILFVWSAMIADWTVRMALLLWRYQSERWQAIRIV; encoded by the coding sequence ATGGCTTCCAGCATCGCACAGATCAGAAAATCCGTCCTGACCCTCGCCTTGCCGGTCACCGTGAGCAGCCTGCTCCAGCGAACCGAGGGCATCCTCGCCGTGTTCCTCGTCGGCGGCCTCGGCGCGACCTCAATCGCCGCGGTGGGGCTCGGCCAATTGCTGGCCTTCATCGCTACCACGCTGGTCTCAGGGCTCTCCGTCGGAGCCAATGTGCTGATCGCCCAACTCTGGGGTGCGCGCCGCACCAACGATGTCGAGGAAGCCGCCACCCACTTGCTCGGTCTAACTGCCCTCGTCTCCTGCGCGCTCGCCGCCTTCGGCCTTCTCCTGAACCGGCCGGCCATGGAACTGCTCGGCGCCGAGCCCGACGTGATGACGCGCGCGCTGCCCTATTCCAACTTAATCTTTCTGGTCATTCCCTGCACCATCTTCCTCCAAGTCCTCTCCTCGATCTTACAGGGCACCGGAGATACCAAAACCCCGATGTACGCCTTGATCGGCGTCAATCTGCTCTATGTGCTGGTCGCCTATCCCTTGATCTATGGGCGGTGGGGGCTTCCCCACTTGGGAATCACCGGCGCAGGCGTCGCCGTCGGCCTCGCGGAGGGATCGGGTGTCGCCTATCTCCTCTGGCACTGCCGGCATCTCGTGAGCACGAAGTGGCAGCTGCGCAGCGATCTTCTGCGCTCAGCCTGGCACATCGGCGCACCGGTGTCCGGCGAACGTCTGTTTCAGCAAGCCGGCATCATCGTCTACACGAAAATCGTCCTCCTGTACGGCACCGTCAGTTATGCGGCCCATCAAGTGGGGCTCTCAATCGAATCGCTGTCGTTCCTTCCAGGATATGGGTTCGCCATCGCCGCGGCCACCATGGTGGGGCAAAGCATCGGGGCGGGGAAATATGTGCGGGCGAAGCTGGAGAATTGGGAAGCCAACCGGCTGGCAACGGTGGCCATGGCCTCGATGGGCATGCTGTTTTTTTTCTTTCCCTATGCGCTCCTTCAAGCGTTTACCAACGACGAAGCCGTCATTGAACTGGGCACCGGCTTCCTGCGCATCGTGGCGGTCCTTCAGATTCCGCTGGCACTGACGATGGTGCTGGCCGGATCCTTGCGCGGAGCCGGAGATACCCGCTTCATCATGTGGGCGACGACCGCCGGCATGTGGGGCGTGCGCGTGCCGCTGGCGCTCCTCGCAGGCCTGTGGCTGTCGCTCGACATCCTCTTTGTGTGGAGCGCGATGATCGCGGACTGGACAGTGCGGATGGCGCTCTTGCTGTGGCGGTACCAATCTGAACGATGGCAGGCCATTCGCATCGTTTAA